The DNA sequence GCACGGGGGCTGCCTCCCCGTCATCCCGACAGGAATTCTGCAACAAAGGCGTTGCCCTCATGCCGGACAGTCTGAACGTCTGCCTCATCGCCGCTCGCGGCAAGAACAATGTGATCGGAAAAGAAGGTGACCTGCCTTGGCGCCTGAAAGATGATCTTACCTTCTTCAAGAAGGTCACGATGGGCTGCCCCATCCTGATGGGTCGCAAGACCTGGGAAAGCCTGCCCGTCCGCCCTCTCAAAGGCCGCGAGAACATCGTGATGACGCGCGACTGGACCTATAACGCCCCCGGCGCGCGGGTCTATTCCAGCTTTCCGGCGGCCATCAATGCCGCGCGGGCCGTCGCGATGCGAGAGCGGGCCAACTGCGTGTTCGTCATCGGCGGCGCGACGATCTACAATCTCGCCCTGCCCTATGTCGACCGGATCTTCATGACCGAAGTCGACGCCGCCCCCGAAGGCGATGCCCATTTCCCGGAATTGCAGGCGGACAACTGGTCCCGCGAGACGCTGGCCACCTATCCGGCCGGGGACGGGAACGATCACGCTTTCTCCATCGTCCGGATGGAGCGTCAGGCGGCATTGGCGCCGCGTAGCTGACACCCGTCCGCGACCCCCGCGCGAAAACAATTGACATTCCAACTGCCAGATTGCAGTTTCGCTGACACGCGCATAGGGTGGCCTCCTTTTATGGGAGGAAAAACATGGAATATGAGACAATCGCCAGCGGGCTCCGCTTTCCGGAAGGCCCGGTCGTCATGGCCGACGGGTCCATCATCGTGGTGGAGATCGAGAAAAAGTGCATCACGCGCTGTTGGGATGGCGGCAAGACCGAAGTGATCGCGACGCCCGGCGGCGGCCCGAACGGTCTCGCCATCGGGCCGGATGGCGCGCTCTGGGTCTGCAACAATGGCGGCTTCGAATATGCCGAATTGGACGGCATGCTGATCCCCGGCAACTGCCCGGACGATTATGATGGCGGCCGGATCGAACGGGTGGACCTGTCCACCGGCAAGGTCGAACGCGTCATCGAAGCGGTCGATGGCAACCCGCTGAGAGGGCCGAACGATCTGGTCTTCGACAAGGCCGGCAATCTCTATTTCACCGACCATGGCAAAGTGCATCCGCGCCACCGCGAATTCGGCGGGCTCTATTTCCTCGCCAACGGGGCCAGCGCGGCTAAGGAACTGGACTATCACTATTCCAGCCCCAACGGCGTCGGCCTCTCGCCTGACGAGCAGACCGTCTACATGGCCGACACGATGACCGGCCGCATGTGGGCGTTCGATCTGGAAAGCCCCGGCGTGATCAAGCCAGCCAGCCCGCTGAACGGCGGCCGCGTCGTGGCCACCATGCCCGGCCTGCAATATTTCGACAGCCTCGGCATGACCGCCGCAGGAAATGTCTGTGTGGCAACCATCCTGAATGGCGGCATCACCACGATCACGCCGGACGGCCAGCACAGCCACATCGCCTTCCCGGACCTGCTGGTCACCAATATCGCCTTTGGCGGAGACGACATGCGCGATGCCTACATCACGCTGTCGGGCACGGGAAACCTGATCAAATGCCGATGGCCTGAACCGGGCCTGAAGCTCAACTTCAACGCCTGACCTGTCAGGCAGGGGGGACGACAATGCGCTTTCTGAAACCTGCACTCGTCATTCTGGCGCTGCTACTGGTGGCCGGGGCGGTTGCCCGCACCGTGTTCAGTGTTCAGATCGGAGAGGCGGCTTTCAGAAGCGCGGTTAAGAAGAATGC is a window from the uncultured Hyphomonas sp. genome containing:
- a CDS encoding dihydrofolate reductase, translating into MPDSLNVCLIAARGKNNVIGKEGDLPWRLKDDLTFFKKVTMGCPILMGRKTWESLPVRPLKGRENIVMTRDWTYNAPGARVYSSFPAAINAARAVAMRERANCVFVIGGATIYNLALPYVDRIFMTEVDAAPEGDAHFPELQADNWSRETLATYPAGDGNDHAFSIVRMERQAALAPRS
- a CDS encoding SMP-30/gluconolactonase/LRE family protein, which gives rise to MEYETIASGLRFPEGPVVMADGSIIVVEIEKKCITRCWDGGKTEVIATPGGGPNGLAIGPDGALWVCNNGGFEYAELDGMLIPGNCPDDYDGGRIERVDLSTGKVERVIEAVDGNPLRGPNDLVFDKAGNLYFTDHGKVHPRHREFGGLYFLANGASAAKELDYHYSSPNGVGLSPDEQTVYMADTMTGRMWAFDLESPGVIKPASPLNGGRVVATMPGLQYFDSLGMTAAGNVCVATILNGGITTITPDGQHSHIAFPDLLVTNIAFGGDDMRDAYITLSGTGNLIKCRWPEPGLKLNFNA